In Primulina eburnea isolate SZY01 chromosome 14, ASM2296580v1, whole genome shotgun sequence, the following proteins share a genomic window:
- the LOC140812987 gene encoding LOW QUALITY PROTEIN: CBL-interacting serine/threonine-protein kinase 1-like (The sequence of the model RefSeq protein was modified relative to this genomic sequence to represent the inferred CDS: deleted 1 base in 1 codon) translates to MVLLHAGNDEELRGSDEEPIWKRKKGMRLGKYEFGRTLGEGNFAKVKFARHVDSDRPFAIKILEKNTILDLKLTHQIKREIGTLKLLKHPNVVRLYEVLASKTKIYMVLEYVNGGELFDRIASKGRLPEAQGRKLFQQLIDGVSYCHNKGVFHRDLKLENVLIDANGNIKITDFGLSALPQHFRDDGLLHTTCGSPNYVAPEILSNRGYDGAASDTWSCGVILYVILTGYLPFDDRNLAVLYQKITKGDAQIPKWLSPGAKNLMKRILDPNPRTRMTIDEIKENDWFKQDYTPLDPTEEENENACTDDDVSSSNEAKKDHDSPSLINAFKLIGMSSCLDLSGFFEKEDVSERKIRFTSNHSPKELLDRIEDTVIQMGFHVQKKNGKLKVMMDSRSQNASGSLSVAAEVFEISPSLYVVELRKECGDPIVYRQLCDKLSNELGVPQSQEQPALSH, encoded by the exons ATGGTCCTGTTACACGCCGGAAATGATGAAGAATTGCGGGGATCGGACGAAGAGCCGATCTGGAAGAGGAAGAAGGGGATGCGATTGGGGAAGTACGAGTTTGGGAGGACACTGGGAGAAGGCAATTTCGCGAAGGTCAAATTCGCCAGGCATGTAGACTCCGATCGCCCCTTCGCCATCAAGATCTTGGAGAAGAACACGATCCTGGACCTCAAGCTCACCCATCAG ATTAAGAGGGAAATTGGCACTTTGAAGCTTCTCAAACATCCAAATGTTGTCAGATTATATGAG GTCTTAGCGAGCAAGACCAAGATATACATGGTCCTTGAGTACGTGAATGGTGGTGAATTATTTGATAGAATT GCATCCAAAGGGAGACTCCCAGAAGCTCAAGGCAGGAAGCTCTTCCAGCAGTTAATTGATGGCGTTAGTTACTGTCATAATAAAGGTGTTTTTCACAGAGATCTCAAG CtagaaaatgttttgattgaTGCAAATGGAAACATTAAGATAACAGATTTCGGCCTCAGTGCGTTGCCTCAACATTTTAGG GATGATGGCTTATTGCATACAACTTGTGGAAGTCCGAACTATGTTGCCCCTGAGATTCTCTCAAACAGAGGATATGATGGTGCGGCATCAGATACATGGTCATGTGGCGTCATCTTATACGTGATTCTGACGGGATACCTTCCCTTCGATGATCGAAATCTTGCAGTTCTTTATCAGAAG ATTACTAAGGGGGACGCTCAGATACCAAAATGGTTATCTCCGGGAGCCAAAAACCTAATGAAGAGGATTCTGGATCCCAACCCTCGTACACGGATGACCATAGATGAGATAAAAGAAAATGACTGGTTCAAACAAGACTACACCCCTTTAGATCCCAcggaagaagaaaatgaaaatgctTGCACAGACGATGACGTGTCTTCTTCAAATGAGGCA AAAAAAGATCATGATTCACCATCTCTAATCAATGCATTTAAGTTAATCGGAATGTCC TCTTGCCTAGATCTTTCGGGATTCTTTGAAAAAGAG GATGTTTCTGAGAGGAAGATCAGATTTACATCAAATCATTCTCCAAAGGAATTGTTGGACAGGATAGAAGATACAGTCATACAAATGGGATTTCATGTCCAAAAGAAAAACGGAAAG TTGAAAGTCATGATGGACAGCAGAAGTCAGAATGCGTCTGGAAGTCTCTCGGTAGCTGCAGAA GTTTTTGAGATAAGTCCATCCTTGTACGTAGTTGAGTTGCGAAAAGAATGCGGTGATCCTATAGTTTACAGACAG TTGTGTGACAAATTATCAAACGAGTTGGGCGTACCACAAAGCCAAGAGCAGCCAGCTCTTAGCCACTGA
- the LOC140812786 gene encoding uncharacterized protein isoform X2, which produces MRSSGVFFVLFLVVAAVIFNKTDVDCKATTEKIEEEAAGEGKQAKGSDGGSESWAEWAKDKLSFKSADDQDSHDNANQDKAGCVKDKAFESAEEARKKAAEAYDKAWEAKDKVEEKVCDMGKKLAEESKKRTAEAEDTLYWAEERAKEGYEAAKSMVEETYESGKEKLSHDQEL; this is translated from the exons ATGAGGAGCAGTGGAGTCTTTTTCGTGCTGTTTTTGGTGGTCGCGGCAGTGATTTTCAATAAAACTGATGTCGACTGCAAGGCCACTACTGAAAAGATAGAAGAAGAGGCGGCGGGTGAGGGTAAACAAGCCAAGGGGAGTGACGGTGGTTCGGAATCTTGGGCTGAGTGGGCGAAGGACAAGTTATCCTTTAAATCTGCTGATGATCAAGACAGCCATGATAACGCCAATCAAG ACAAGGCCGGTTGTGTGAAGGACAAGGCATTTGAATCGGCCGAGGAAGCGAGAAAGAAAGCAGCGGAAGCTTATGACAAGGCTTGGGAAGCTAAAGATAAAGTGGAGGAGAAAGTGTGCGATATGGGAAAGAAACTGGCAGAGGAAAGCAAGAAGAGAACAGCTGAAGCAGAAGACACGTTGTATTGGGCGGAAGAGAGAGCAAAAGAGGGGTACGAAGCAGCCAAATCCATGGTGGAAGAGACGTATGAATCGGGCAAGGAAAAGTTAAGTCACGACCAAGAACTGTGA
- the LOC140812786 gene encoding uncharacterized protein isoform X1: MRSSGVFFVLFLVVAAVIFNKTDVDCKATTEKIEEEAAGEGKQAKGSDGGSESWAEWAKDKLSFKSADDQDSHDNANQADKAGCVKDKAFESAEEARKKAAEAYDKAWEAKDKVEEKVCDMGKKLAEESKKRTAEAEDTLYWAEERAKEGYEAAKSMVEETYESGKEKLSHDQEL; this comes from the exons ATGAGGAGCAGTGGAGTCTTTTTCGTGCTGTTTTTGGTGGTCGCGGCAGTGATTTTCAATAAAACTGATGTCGACTGCAAGGCCACTACTGAAAAGATAGAAGAAGAGGCGGCGGGTGAGGGTAAACAAGCCAAGGGGAGTGACGGTGGTTCGGAATCTTGGGCTGAGTGGGCGAAGGACAAGTTATCCTTTAAATCTGCTGATGATCAAGACAGCCATGATAACGCCAATCAAG CAGACAAGGCCGGTTGTGTGAAGGACAAGGCATTTGAATCGGCCGAGGAAGCGAGAAAGAAAGCAGCGGAAGCTTATGACAAGGCTTGGGAAGCTAAAGATAAAGTGGAGGAGAAAGTGTGCGATATGGGAAAGAAACTGGCAGAGGAAAGCAAGAAGAGAACAGCTGAAGCAGAAGACACGTTGTATTGGGCGGAAGAGAGAGCAAAAGAGGGGTACGAAGCAGCCAAATCCATGGTGGAAGAGACGTATGAATCGGGCAAGGAAAAGTTAAGTCACGACCAAGAACTGTGA